In one window of Rhinopithecus roxellana isolate Shanxi Qingling chromosome 15, ASM756505v1, whole genome shotgun sequence DNA:
- the CDK2AP2 gene encoding cyclin-dependent kinase 2-associated protein 2 isoform X1, protein MSYKPIAPAPSSTPGSSTPGPGTPVPTGSVPSPSGSVPGAAAPFRPLFNDFGPPSMGYVQAMKPPGAQGSQSTYTDLLSVIEEMGKEIRPTYAGSKSAMERLKRGIIHARALVRECLAETERNART, encoded by the exons ATGTCCTACAAACCCATCGCCCCTGCCCCCAGCAGCACCCCTGGCTCCAGCACCCCTGGGCCGGGCACCCCGGTCCCTACAG GAAGTGTCCCGTCGCCTTCGGGCTCAGTGCCAGGAGCCGCCGCTCCTTTTAGACCGCTGTTTAACGACTTTGGACCGCCTTCCATGGGCTACGTGCAG GCGATGAAGCCACCCGGCGCCCAGGGCTCCCAGAGCACCTACACGGACCTGCTGTCAGTCATAGAGGAGATGGGCAAAGAGATCCGGCCCACCTATGCTGGCAGCAAGAGCGCCATGGAGCGCCTGAAGAGAG gTATCATCCATGCCCGGGCCCTAGTCAGAGAGTGCCTGGCAGAGACAGAGCGGAACGCCCGCACGTAA
- the CDK2AP2 gene encoding cyclin-dependent kinase 2-associated protein 2 isoform X2: protein MGYVQAMKPPGAQGSQSTYTDLLSVIEEMGKEIRPTYAGSKSAMERLKRGIIHARALVRECLAETERNART, encoded by the exons ATGGGCTACGTGCAG GCGATGAAGCCACCCGGCGCCCAGGGCTCCCAGAGCACCTACACGGACCTGCTGTCAGTCATAGAGGAGATGGGCAAAGAGATCCGGCCCACCTATGCTGGCAGCAAGAGCGCCATGGAGCGCCTGAAGAGAG gTATCATCCATGCCCGGGCCCTAGTCAGAGAGTGCCTGGCAGAGACAGAGCGGAACGCCCGCACGTAA